A genome region from Paramisgurnus dabryanus chromosome 12, PD_genome_1.1, whole genome shotgun sequence includes the following:
- the cyp2v1 gene encoding cytochrome P450, family 2, subfamily V, polypeptide 1: protein MVLKNLLPFASGLWTETGALLLFFFLFLLIADRLRNTKARNYPPGPTPLPFIGNLFNLDAKQPHIHLTKLSDHYGNIFSLRLGSLNTVVVNKYRMVKEALMDQANIFTGRPTNDVLKRIMKCQGVTFNNGYSWKQQRRFTQSTLKYFGVGKKSLESSIMEEYEFLHQAIMDTNGVPFDPHYFINNAVSNIICCMVFGRRFEYTDQRFLNMLGLLSKALKLQASVWIQLYGAFPAIMDLLPGPHKDLFSCFEQVRDFIKEEVDKHYEDWDSSSPRDFIDCYLTEMQKRKDDLEAGFHEEGLHYSVLDLFVAGTETTSTTLLWAFVYMMKYPEIQEKVQAEIDKVVGRSRRPRIDDRANMPYTDAVIHEVQRKGNVVPLSVPRMTNENTVLGGYFIPKGTQIIPNLTSVLSEETMWKSPNLFDPHNFLNTEGRFEKPEAFIPFSAGKRSCPGETLARTELFLFFTSLLQSFSLSPAVGTQISLDFKFGMTLSPKPFKISFIPR from the exons ATGGTCCTGAAAAACTTGCTGCCTTTTGCTTCAGGACTGTGGACAGAAACGGGTgctctgttgttgtttttcttcCTGTTTCTTTTGATCGCAGACCGTCTGAGGAACACAAAAGCTAGAAACTATCCACCTGGACCGACACCTCTCCCCTTTATCGGGAATTTATTTAATCTGGATGCCAAACAACCTCACATTCACTTGACGAAG TTGTCAGATCATTATGGTAATATTTTCAGCCTGCGTCTGGGAAGTCTGAACACTGTTGTTGTGAATAAATACAGGATGGTAAAGGAAGCTCTTATGGATCAAGCAAACATTTTCACAGGCCGTCCAACTAATGATGTGCTTAAAAGAATAATGAAGTGCCAAG GTGTAACCTTTAATAATGGCTACAGCTGGAAGCAACAGAGGCGTTTCACTCAAAGTACTCTCAAATATTTTGGTGTGGGAAAGAAGAGCTTGGAATCCAGCATCATGGAAGAGTACGAATTCCTGCACCAGGCAATTATGGATACCAATG GGGTGCCATTCGACCcccattattttattaataatgcTGTCTCCAACATCATCTGCTGCATGGTGTTTGGAAGGAGGTTTGAGTACACGGACCAGAGGTTTCTAAACATGCTAGGTCTGTTGTCTAAAGCCCTAAAACTACAAGCATCAGTGTGGATACAG CTTTATGGGGCTTTTCCTGCTATAATGGATCTTCTGCCAGGACCTCATAAGGACCTTTTCTCCTGCTTCGAACAAGTTCGTGATTTTATTAAAGAAGAGGTTGATAAACATTATGAAGACTGGGACAGTTCATCACCCAGAGATTTTATAGATTGCTATCTTACTGAGATGCAGAAG AGAAAAGACGATCTGGAAGCAGGATTTCATGAAGAGGGTCTGCATTACAGCGTTCTTGATTTGTTTGTGGCAGGAACCGAGACCACATCAACCACACTTTTGTGGGCTTTTGTGTATATGATGAAATACCCAGAAATCCAAG AAAAGGTTCAAGCAGAAATAGACAAAGTAGTTGGACGATCCCGCCGACCCAGGATAGATGACAGAGCCAACATGCCATACACTGATGCTGTCATTCATGAGGTCCAGAGAAAAGGCAATGTTGTGCCACTCAGTGTGCCAAGAATGACCAATGAGAATACAGTATTAGGGGGATATTTCATTCCAAAG GGTACACAAATCATACCAAACCTGACATCAGTACTTTCTGAGGAGACAATGTGGAAGTCACCAAATTTATTTGACCCCCATAATTTTCTCAACACTGAAGGAAGGTTTGAAAAACCTGAGGCTTTTATTCCTTTCTCAGCAG GAAAACGCTCATGCCCAGGAGAAACGCTTGCACGTACGGAGCTGTTTCTCTTCTTCACGTCCCTTTTACAATCTTTCAGTCTCTCTCCTGCAGTGGGAACTCAAATAAGCCTAGACTTTAAATTTGGAATGACACTTTCCCCAAAGCCATTCAAAATAAGTTTCATTCCCCGTTAG
- the cyp2ad3 gene encoding cytochrome P450, family 2, subfamily AD, polypeptide 3 → MILQVIFNSLDFKCWVFLFVVFLLLVDVIKNKNPYNSPPGPWPLPFLGNVFTEMDFKTMDKLTEVYGKIFSLKVGSQKMVIVSGYKLVKEALIGQIDCFVDRPKIPLFDKFFKGLGMISSNGYMWHMHRKFTVSHLRTFGEGKKSLELGIQQECVCLCDAFRAEKGPFNPQVTLNSAISNVIACLLFGQRFDYHDEYYQNILRLDTECIQLSGSPRVQLYNVCPWLFEYIPGPHQKMFANYKKITDFLRGEIKKHREDWDPLNPRDFIDTYLAEMEKRKSDPEAGFNIESLVVSCLDLFEAGTETSTTTLRWGLLFMIKFPEIQVKVQEEIDRVIGQIRQPSLADKVNMPYTEAVLNEIQRFGNVLPLGPSKQAVKDTMIGKYIVPKGTVLTTNLSSVLNDPDEWETPQTFNPQHFLDDKGQLRKRDAFIPFSAGKRSCLGEQLARMELFLFFTTMLQRFTFSKCPGEEPTLEGEMWFTYAPSPFSICVTSR, encoded by the exons ATGATCCTACAAGTTATATTCAACAGCCTTGATTTTAAATGCTgggtttttttatttgttgtttttctgctTCTAGTAGATGTTATTAAGAATAAGAATCCGTACAATTCTCCCCCGGGACCTTGGCCTTTACCATTCCTGGGAAATGTCTTTACTGAAATGGATTTTAAGACCATGGATAAG TTGACTGAAGTCTATGGGAAGATATTCAGCTTAAAAGTGGGCAGTCAGAAAATGGTAATAGTGTCTGGATACAAACTGGTAAAAGAGGCCCTGATTGGCCAGATTGACTGCTTCGTCGACCGACCAAAAATTCCTCTGTTTGACAAATTTTTTAAGGGACTAG GGATGATATCGAGTAATGGATACATGTGGCACATGCATAGGAAGTTTACTGTATCCCATCTACGAACCTTTGGAGAGGGAAAGAAAAGCCTCGAGCTTGGCATCCAGCAAGAGTGTGTTTGCCTGTGTGATGCTTTTAGGGCAGAAAAGG GACCATTCAATCCGCAGGTCACATTAAACAGTGCTATCTCGAATGTCATTGCCTGCTTGTTATTTGGACAGCGCTTTGACTATCATGATGAATATTACCAAAACATCCTGCGCCTTGACACTGAATGCATTCAGCTATCTGGCTCACCTAGGGTACAG TTGTACAATGTGTGTCCTTGGCTTTTTGAATACATACCTGGCCCTCACCAAAAAATGTTTGCCAACTATAAGAAGATCACAGATTTTCTGAGGGGAGAGATTAAAAAACACAGAGAGGACTGGGACCCTTTAAACCCTCGTGACTTTATAGACACCTACCTGGCAGAGATGGAGAAG AGAAAGAGTGACCCTGAAGCTGGCTTTAATATAGAAAGTTTAGTTGTGTCTTGCCTTGACCTGTTTGAAGCTGGGACAGAGACGTCAACAACCACATTACGCTGGGGTTTGCTCTTTATGATAAAGTTTCCAGAAATACAGG TAAAGGTCCAAGAAGAGATAGATCGAGTCATTGGCCAGATTCGTCAACCCAGCTTGGCTGACAAAGTTAACATGCCTTATACTGAAGCCGTACTGAATGAGATACAAAGATTTGGTAATGTTCTGCCACTGGGACCCTCGAAACAAGCTGTTAAAGACACTATGATTGGGAAATACATTGTTCCAAAG GGCACCGTCCTTACAACAAACCTGTCTTCAGTTCTGAATGATCCAGATGAATGGGAAACACCCCAGACCTTTAACCCTCAACACTTTCTGGATGATAAGGGCCAGCTTCGAAAGAGAGATGCCTTTATACCATTTTCAGCAG GTAAGAGATCATGCTTGGGAGAGCAGCTGGCTCGTATGGAGCTTTTTCTTTTCTTCACCACCATGCTGCAGCGGTTTACCTTCTCTAAATGTCCAGGAGAGGAGCCCACTTTGGAAGGAGAGATGTGGTTCACATACGCTCCTTCTCCCTTCAGCATTTGTGTGACCTCACGTTAG
- the LOC135738883 gene encoding cytochrome P450 2J2-like isoform X2, whose translation MFTFPSPEQILGLYTHRESCISFNIMILNVIYDSLDFKSWMILIFVLLILYDVFKNKNPSNFPPGPLSLPFLGTIFTEMDFKTMDKLTEVYGNVFSLRVGSQKLVVISGYKLVKEALIEHDGFVDRPAVPIFHKTFKGLAPFNPQVILNSAISNIIACLVFGQRFDYHDENYQTFLRLDTECVQLVGLTRTQLYNVCPWLFEYIPGPHQKMFANYKKITDFLRGEIKKHKEDWDPLNPRDFIDSYLAEMEKKKSDPEAGFNMESLVVSCLDLVEAGTETATTTLRWGLLFMIKFPEIQVKVQEEIDRVIGQIRQPSLADKVNMPYTEAVINEIQRFGNAVPLGFPKLAAKDTMIGKYFIPKGTDITTNLSSVLNDPDEWETPQTFNPQHFLDDKGKLRKKDAFIPFSAGKRSCVGELLARMELFLFFTSILQRFTVSKCPGEEPTLEGEIWFTYAPSPFRICVTSR comes from the exons ATGTTCACATTTCCCAGTCCTGAACAAATACTCGGTCTGTACACTCACAGAGAATCCTGCATCTCCTTTAACATCATGATCCTTAACGTCATTTACGACAGCCTTGATTTTAAGAGCTGGATgattttgatttttgttttactgATTCTGTATGATGTCTTCAAAAATAAGAATCCATCTAATTTCCCCCCGGGACCCTTGTCTTTACCATTTCTGGGAACTATCTTTACTGAGATGGATTTTAAGACCATGGATAAG TTGACTGAAGTCTACGGGAATGTATTTAGTTTGAGAGTGGGCAGTCAGAAACTGGTAGTCATTTCTGGTTATAAACTGGTAAAGGAGGCCCTGATTGAACATGATGGCTTTGTTGACCGTCCAGCGGTTCCCatatttcacaaaacatttaAGGGATTAG CACCATTCAATCCCCAGGTCATATTAAACAGCGCTATCTCAAATATCATTGCCTGCTTGGTGTTTGGACAACGCTTCGACTATCATGATGAAAATTACCAAACCTTTCTGCGCCTTGACACTGAATGTGTTCAACTAGTAGGCTTAACTAGGACACAG TTGTACAATGTGTGTCCTTGGCTTTTTGAATACATACCTGGCCCTCACCAAAAAATGTTTGCCAACTATAAGAAGATCACAGATTTCCTTAGGGGAgagattaaaaaacacaaagagGACTGGGACCCTTTAAACCCTCGTGACTTTATAGACAGCTACCTGGCAGAGATGGAGAAG AAAAAGAGTGACCCTGAAGCTGGCTTTAATATGGAAAGTTTAGTGGTGTCTTGCCTTGACCTGGTTGAAGCTGGGACAGAGACGGCAACAACAACATTACGCTGGGGTTTGCTCTTTATGATAAAGTTTCCAGAAATACAGG TAAAGGTCCAAGAAGAGATAGATCGAGTCATTGGCCAGATTCGTCAACCCAGCTTGGCTGACAAGGTTAACATGCCTTACACTGAAGCTGTTATCAATGAGATACAGAGATTTGGTAATGCCGTGCCACTGGGATTCCCAAAACTAGCTGCTAAAGATACTATGATAGGAAAATACTTCATTCCAAAG GGCACCGACATTACAACAAATCTGTCTTCAGTTCTGAATGATCCAGATGAATGGGAAACACCTCAGACCTTTAACCCTCAACACTTTCTGGATGATAAGGGCAAGCTTCGAAAGAAAGATGCCTTTATACCATTTTCAGCAG GTAAGAGATCATGTGTGGGAGAGCTGCTGGCCCGTATGGAGCTTTTTCTGTTCTTCACCTCCATACTGCAGCGGTTTACCGTCTCTAAATGTCCAGGAGAGGAGCCCACTTTGGAAGGAGAGATATGGTTCACATACGCTCCTTCTCCCTTCCGCATTTGTGTGACCTCACGTTAG
- the LOC135738883 gene encoding cytochrome P450 2J2-like isoform X1 produces MFTFPSPEQILGLYTHRESCISFNIMILNVIYDSLDFKSWMILIFVLLILYDVFKNKNPSNFPPGPLSLPFLGTIFTEMDFKTMDKLTEVYGNVFSLRVGSQKLVVISGYKLVKEALIEHDGFVDRPAVPIFHKTFKGLGITMSNGYLWRMHRKFALFHLRNFGDGKKNLELGILQECVYLCDAFKSEKAPFNPQVILNSAISNIIACLVFGQRFDYHDENYQTFLRLDTECVQLVGLTRTQLYNVCPWLFEYIPGPHQKMFANYKKITDFLRGEIKKHKEDWDPLNPRDFIDSYLAEMEKKKSDPEAGFNMESLVVSCLDLVEAGTETATTTLRWGLLFMIKFPEIQVKVQEEIDRVIGQIRQPSLADKVNMPYTEAVINEIQRFGNAVPLGFPKLAAKDTMIGKYFIPKGTDITTNLSSVLNDPDEWETPQTFNPQHFLDDKGKLRKKDAFIPFSAGKRSCVGELLARMELFLFFTSILQRFTVSKCPGEEPTLEGEIWFTYAPSPFRICVTSR; encoded by the exons ATGTTCACATTTCCCAGTCCTGAACAAATACTCGGTCTGTACACTCACAGAGAATCCTGCATCTCCTTTAACATCATGATCCTTAACGTCATTTACGACAGCCTTGATTTTAAGAGCTGGATgattttgatttttgttttactgATTCTGTATGATGTCTTCAAAAATAAGAATCCATCTAATTTCCCCCCGGGACCCTTGTCTTTACCATTTCTGGGAACTATCTTTACTGAGATGGATTTTAAGACCATGGATAAG TTGACTGAAGTCTACGGGAATGTATTTAGTTTGAGAGTGGGCAGTCAGAAACTGGTAGTCATTTCTGGTTATAAACTGGTAAAGGAGGCCCTGATTGAACATGATGGCTTTGTTGACCGTCCAGCGGTTCCCatatttcacaaaacatttaAGGGATTAG GCATAACTATGAGCAACGGATATCTGTGGCGTATGCATAGGAAGTTTGCTCTCTTTCATTTGAGGAACTTTGGAGATGGAAAAAAAAACCTTGAGCTTGGGATCCTGCAAGAGTGTGTTTACCTTTGTGATGCCTTTAAGTCAGAAAAGG CACCATTCAATCCCCAGGTCATATTAAACAGCGCTATCTCAAATATCATTGCCTGCTTGGTGTTTGGACAACGCTTCGACTATCATGATGAAAATTACCAAACCTTTCTGCGCCTTGACACTGAATGTGTTCAACTAGTAGGCTTAACTAGGACACAG TTGTACAATGTGTGTCCTTGGCTTTTTGAATACATACCTGGCCCTCACCAAAAAATGTTTGCCAACTATAAGAAGATCACAGATTTCCTTAGGGGAgagattaaaaaacacaaagagGACTGGGACCCTTTAAACCCTCGTGACTTTATAGACAGCTACCTGGCAGAGATGGAGAAG AAAAAGAGTGACCCTGAAGCTGGCTTTAATATGGAAAGTTTAGTGGTGTCTTGCCTTGACCTGGTTGAAGCTGGGACAGAGACGGCAACAACAACATTACGCTGGGGTTTGCTCTTTATGATAAAGTTTCCAGAAATACAGG TAAAGGTCCAAGAAGAGATAGATCGAGTCATTGGCCAGATTCGTCAACCCAGCTTGGCTGACAAGGTTAACATGCCTTACACTGAAGCTGTTATCAATGAGATACAGAGATTTGGTAATGCCGTGCCACTGGGATTCCCAAAACTAGCTGCTAAAGATACTATGATAGGAAAATACTTCATTCCAAAG GGCACCGACATTACAACAAATCTGTCTTCAGTTCTGAATGATCCAGATGAATGGGAAACACCTCAGACCTTTAACCCTCAACACTTTCTGGATGATAAGGGCAAGCTTCGAAAGAAAGATGCCTTTATACCATTTTCAGCAG GTAAGAGATCATGTGTGGGAGAGCTGCTGGCCCGTATGGAGCTTTTTCTGTTCTTCACCTCCATACTGCAGCGGTTTACCGTCTCTAAATGTCCAGGAGAGGAGCCCACTTTGGAAGGAGAGATATGGTTCACATACGCTCCTTCTCCCTTCCGCATTTGTGTGACCTCACGTTAG
- the LOC135738886 gene encoding cytochrome P450 2J2-like, with translation MINVCNFVEFGMAYIMSLFFSTSMFTFPSPEQILGLHTHRESYISFNIMILNVIYDSLDFKSWMILIFVLLILYDVFKNKNPSNFPPGPLSLPFLGTIFTEMNFKTMDKLTEVYGKVFGLRVGSQKLVVISGYKLVKEALIEHDGFVDRPAVPIFYKTFKGIGIVMSNGYLWRMHRKFALFNMRNFGDGKKNLELGMLQECVYLCDAFKSEKAPFNPQVILNSAISNIIACLVFGKRFDYHDENYQTFLRLDTECVQLAGLTRTQLYNVCPWLFEYIPGPHQKMFANYKKITDFLRGEIKKHKEDWDPLNPRDFIDSYLAEMEKRKSDPEAGFNIESLVVSCLDMLEAGTETAATTLRWGLLLMIKFPEIQVKVQEEIDQVIGQIRQPSLADKVHMPYTEAVLHEIQRFGNVVPLGFPKLATKDTMIGKYFIPKGTAVTTNLSSVLNDPDEWETPQTFNPQHFLGDKGQFRKRDAFVPFSIGKRACAGEQLARMELFLFFTSILQRFTVSKCPGEEPSLEGEMWFTYAPSPFRICVTSR, from the exons ATGATAAATGTTTGCAACTTTGTGGAATTTGGAATGGCTTATATAATGTCTCTCTTCTTCTCCACTTCAATGTTCACATTTCCCAGTCCTGAACAAATACTCGGTCTGCACACTCACAGAGAATCCTACATCTCCTTTAACATCATGATCCTTAACGTCATTTACGACAGCCTTGATTTTAAGAGCTGGATgattttgatttttgttttactgATTTTGTATGATGTTTTCAAAAATAAGAATCCATCTAATTTCCCCCCGGGACCCTTGTCTTTACCATTTCTGGGAACTATCTTTACTGAGATGAATTTTAAGACCATGGATAAG TTGACTGAAGTCTACGGAAAAGTATTCGGTTTGAGAGTGGGCAGTCAGAAACTGGTAGTCATTTCTGGTTACAAACTGGTAAAGGAGGCCCTGATTGAACATGATGGCTTTGTTGACCGTCCAGCTGTTCCCATattttacaaaacatttaagGGAATAG GCATAGTTATGAGCAATGGATATCTGTGGCGTATGCATAGGAAGTTTGCTCTCTTTAATATGAGGAACTTTGGAGATGGAAAAAAAAACCTAGAGCTTGGGATGCTGCAAGAGTGTGTTTACCTTTGTGATGCCTTTAAGTCGGAAAAGG CACCATTCAATCCCCAGGTCATATTAAACAGCGCTATCTCAAATATTATTGCCTGCTTGGTGTTTGGAAAACGCTTCGACTATCATGATGAAAATTACCAAACCTTTCTGCGTCTTGACACTGAATGTGTTCAGCTAGCCGGCTTAACTAGGACACAG TTGTACAATGTGTGTCCTTGGCTTTTTGAATACATACCTGGCCCTCACCAAAAAATGTTTGCCAACTATAAGAAGATCACAGATTTCCTTAGGGGAgagattaaaaaacacaaagagGACTGGGACCCTTTAAACCCTCGTGACTTTATAGACAGCTACCTGGCAGAGATGGAGAAG AGAAAGAGTGACCCTGAAGCTGGCTTTAATATAGAAAGTTTAGTGGTGTCTTGCCTTGACATGCTTGAAGCTGGGACAGAGACAGCAGCAACCACATTACGCTGGGGTTTGCTCCTTATGATAAAGTTTCCAGAAATACAGG TAAAGGTCCAAGAAGAGATAGATCAAGTCATTGGGCAGATTCGTCAACCAAGCTTGGCTGACAAAGTTCACATGCCTTACACTGAAGCCGTACTGCATGAGATTCAAAGATTTGGTAATGTTGTGCCACTGGGATTCCCAAAACTAGCTACTAAAGACACTATGATAGGAAAATACTTCATTCCAAAG GGTACTGCCGTTACAACAAACCTTTCTTCAGTTCTGAATGATCCAGATGAATGGGAAACACCCCAGACCTTTAACCCTCAACACTTTCTGGGTGATAAAGGCCAGTTTCGAAAGAGAGATGCCTTCGTACCATTTTCAATAG GTAAGAGAGCATGTGCGGGAGAGCAGTTGGCCCGTATGGAGCTTTTTCTGTTCTTCACCTCCATACTGCAGCGGTTTACTGTCTCTAAATGTCCAGGAGAGGAGCCCAGTTTGGAAGGAGAGATGTGGTTCACATACGCTCCTTCTCCCTTCCGCATTTGTGTGACCTCACGTTAG
- the LOC135738887 gene encoding cytochrome P450 2J4-like produces MFTFPSPEQILGLYTQRQFCHRFNIMILNFIYNILDFKSWMILIFVLLILYDVFKNKNPSNFPPGPWSLPFLGTIFTEMDFKTMDKLIDVYGNVFGLRVGSQKLVVISGYKLVKEALIEHDGFVDRPAVPIFHKINKGIGMTMSNGYRWHMHRKFALFHVRNFGDGKKNLELRILQECVYLCDAFKSEKEPFNPQVTLNSAISNIIACLVFGKRFDYHDDNYQNILRLDTECVQLAGLTRTQLYNVCPWLFEYIPGPHQKLFANYKKITEFMSGEIKKHREDWDPLNPRDFIDSYLAEMEKRKSDPEAGFNMESLVVSCLDLVEAGTETATTTLRWGLLFMIKFPEIQIKVQEEIDRVIGQIRQPSLADKVNMPYTIAVVNEIQRFGNAVPQGFPKLAAKDTMIGKYFIPKGTAITTNLSSVLNDPNEWETPQTFNPQHFLNDKGQFRKRDAFIPFSAGKRSCVGEQLARMELFLFFTCILQRFTVSKCPGEEPTLEGEIWFTYAPSPFRICVTSR; encoded by the exons ATGTTCACATTTCCCAGTCCAGAACAAATACTCGGTCTGTACACTCAAAGACAATTCTGTCATCGCTTTAACATCATGATCCTAAACTTCATATACAACATCCTTGATTTTAAGAGCTGGATGATtttgatatttgttttattgattctgtatgatgtttttaaaaataagaatcCATCTAATTTCCCCCCGGGACCCTGGTCTTTACCATTTCTGGGAACTATTTTTACTGAGATGGATTTTAAGACCATGGATAAG TTGATTGACGTCTATGGGAATGTATTCGGTTTGAGAGTGGGCAGTCAGAAACTGGTAGTCATTTCTGGTTATAAACTGGTAAAGGAGGCCCTGATTGAACATGATGGCTTTGTTGACCGTCCAGCTGTTCCCatatttcacaaaataaataaggGAATTG GCATGACTATGAGCAACGGATATCGGTGGCACATGCATAGGAAGTTTGCTCTCTTTCATGTGAGGAACTTTGGAGATGGAAAAAAAAACCTTGAGCTTAGGATCCTGCAAGAGTGTGTTTACCTTTGTGATGCCTTTAAGTCAGAAAAGG AACCATTCAATCCCCAGGTCACATTAAACAGCGCTATCTCAAATATCATTGCCTGCTTGGTGTTTGGAAAACGCTTCGACTATCATGATGACAATTACCAAAACATTCTCCGCCTTGACACTGAATGTGTTCAGCTAGCTGGCTTAACTAGGACACAG TTGTACAATGTGTGTCCTTGGCTTTTTGAATACATACCTGGCCCTCACCAAAAATTGTTTGCCAACTATAAGAAGATCACAGAGTTTATGAGTGGAGAGATTAAAAAACACAGAGAGGACTGGGACCCTTTAAACCCTCGTGACTTTATAGACAGCTACCTGGCAGAGATGGAGAAG AGAAAGAGTGACCCTGAAGCTGGCTTTAATATGGAAAGTTTAGTGGTGTCTTGCCTTGACCTGGTTGAAGCTGGGACAGAGACGGCAACAACAACATTACGCTGGGGTTTGCTCTTTATGATAAAGTTTCCAGAAATACAGA TAAAGGTCCAAGAAGAGATAGATCGAGTCATTGGCCAGATTCGTCAACCCAGCTTGGCTGACAAGGTTAACATGCCTTACACTATAGCTGTTGTCAATGAGATACAGAGATTTGGTAATGCTGTGCCACAGGGATTCCCGAAACTAGCTGCTAAAGACACTATGATAGGAAAATACTTCATTCCAAAG GGCACTGCCATTACAACAAATCTGTCTTCAGTTCTGAATGATCCAAATGAATGGGAAACACCCCAGACCTTTAACCCTCAACACTTTCTGAATGATAAAGGCCAGTTTCGAAAGAGAGATGCCTTTATACCATTTTCAGCAG GTAAGAGATCATGTGTGGGAGAACAGCTGGCTCGTATGGAGCTTTTTCTGTTCTTCACCTGCATACTGCAGCGGTTTACCGTCTCTAAATGTCCTGGAGAGGAGCCCACTTTGGAAGGAGAGATATGGTTCACATACGCTCCTTCTCCCTTCCGCATTTGTGTGACCTCACGTTAG